One genomic region from Leptospira montravelensis encodes:
- a CDS encoding lysophospholipid acyltransferase family protein, which produces MKPKKHTVAYDLLIRLVSLGKGVVFHSVEENFSDKVDYFETPYPSALLSNHVSEADVVSLAMVYRRLQPKIKMIIPIREDMLQPRFLQKEFRSKGIIKWFFRFIDATRIIPILLRYIGASPIKRPFRDNARALLKAGELRDKVDSEWTDLVANIKRGRNLFMFPEGTFSHDGFLNQIKRGAYYIKSKIGSLHFNSFTLTYDHLSYQKTKLYIKYGKPFYIESDQTPDQVIRLVGEKLGNNYTVTLGNLTSFVLLKFGKETKIRKDQLIEILIKIKKQIESRFPEITVASELKKENFHSQLESLFNKLKQFKLIESEEDTVLTKEILYHLPKSIHNLKKSNIVMYHRNQLTAHLNHLEQVWNGIFANQGATSEIN; this is translated from the coding sequence ATGAAACCAAAAAAACATACGGTAGCTTATGACTTACTAATCAGATTAGTTAGTTTGGGCAAAGGAGTGGTTTTCCATTCCGTGGAAGAAAATTTTTCAGACAAAGTAGACTATTTTGAAACCCCCTATCCTTCTGCCTTACTCTCTAATCACGTTTCTGAAGCAGATGTTGTGTCCCTTGCAATGGTTTATCGCAGACTCCAACCAAAAATCAAAATGATCATTCCAATCAGAGAAGACATGTTGCAACCCAGGTTTTTACAAAAAGAGTTCCGATCAAAAGGTATAATTAAATGGTTCTTTCGTTTCATTGATGCGACCAGGATCATACCTATTTTACTACGTTACATTGGAGCATCCCCCATCAAACGTCCGTTTCGTGACAACGCCAGAGCACTTTTAAAAGCCGGTGAACTAAGGGATAAAGTAGACAGCGAATGGACTGACCTTGTTGCCAATATCAAAAGGGGCCGCAATTTGTTTATGTTTCCTGAAGGAACGTTTAGTCACGATGGTTTTCTAAACCAAATCAAACGGGGAGCATACTATATTAAATCCAAAATTGGTAGTTTGCATTTTAATAGTTTTACGCTGACTTATGACCACCTTTCCTACCAAAAAACAAAATTATACATTAAATATGGGAAACCCTTTTATATTGAATCCGACCAGACACCAGACCAAGTGATTCGGCTTGTGGGAGAAAAACTTGGGAATAACTATACAGTTACATTGGGAAACCTAACTTCATTTGTATTACTTAAATTCGGCAAAGAAACAAAAATCAGAAAAGATCAATTGATCGAAATACTAATTAAAATTAAAAAACAGATCGAATCTAGGTTTCCAGAGATAACCGTTGCTTCGGAATTAAAAAAAGAAAATTTCCATTCACAACTTGAATCTTTATTTAACAAACTAAAACAATTCAAACTAATCGAATCGGAAGAAGATACGGTGCTAACAAAAGAAATTTTATATCACCTTCCAAAATCCATACATAATTTAAAAAAATCAAATATTGTAATGTATCACAGAAACCAACTGACTGCCCATTTAAATCATTTAGAACAGGTATGGAATGGAATTTTTGCTAACCAAGGAGCCACAAGTGAAATCAATTAA
- a CDS encoding MarR family EPS-associated transcriptional regulator has protein sequence MKENYEYSDHHLKLLQLLEENPHLSQRDASDELGLSLGKVNYILKAFLDKGLIKMNNFRNNKNKLSYTYLLTPRGIEEKARMTLHFYEIKKREYEALRTEVEKLGDTLESLEA, from the coding sequence ATGAAAGAAAATTACGAATACAGTGACCACCATCTCAAGTTACTCCAGTTGCTTGAGGAAAACCCTCATTTGTCCCAAAGGGATGCATCAGATGAGTTAGGTCTTAGTTTAGGTAAGGTGAACTATATTCTAAAGGCCTTTTTAGATAAGGGCCTAATTAAAATGAATAATTTCCGGAATAATAAAAATAAACTTTCTTATACTTACTTACTCACTCCGCGAGGAATTGAAGAAAAAGCTCGTATGACTCTTCATTTTTATGAAATTAAAAAAAGAGAGTATGAAGCACTTCGAACCGAAGTGGAAAAGTTAGGTGATACTTTGGAAAGTTTGGAAGCTTAA
- the fcl gene encoding GDP-L-fucose synthase, producing the protein MNQDSKIYIAGHKGLVGSALVRLLNQQGFTNIIGRTHAEMDLADQKQVYDFFEKEKPEYVFLAAAKVGGIHANNTYPAEFIFSNLQIQNNIIDAAYRNGVKKLCFLGSSCIYPKFAKQPMDEGQLLEGKLESTNEPYAVAKIAGIVMCQSYNRQYGTNYISVMPTNLYGPGDNYHPENSHVLPALLRRFHEAKMQNLPEVVIWGTGKPLREFLYSDDMARACIFLMQSYDVTTDPKGGEHVNVGSGIEVSIKELAETVKDVVGFAGNLTFDLTKPDGTPRKLLDVSKLHKMGWKHEVELKDGVRAAYNDFLENGKYNIG; encoded by the coding sequence TTGAATCAGGATTCAAAAATATATATAGCTGGGCATAAAGGTTTAGTCGGATCAGCACTGGTTCGACTTCTCAATCAACAGGGTTTTACAAATATCATTGGTAGGACCCATGCTGAGATGGATCTTGCAGACCAAAAGCAAGTTTACGATTTTTTTGAAAAAGAAAAACCGGAATATGTTTTTTTAGCAGCTGCTAAAGTGGGAGGAATACACGCTAATAACACCTATCCTGCCGAATTCATATTTTCAAACCTACAAATTCAGAATAATATTATTGATGCCGCCTATAGAAACGGTGTGAAAAAATTATGTTTTTTAGGTTCTTCCTGTATTTATCCTAAATTTGCAAAACAACCTATGGACGAAGGGCAATTATTGGAAGGAAAATTAGAGTCGACTAATGAACCTTATGCGGTTGCAAAAATTGCCGGTATTGTTATGTGCCAATCCTACAATCGTCAATATGGCACAAATTATATTTCTGTGATGCCCACTAATTTATACGGCCCTGGGGATAATTACCATCCAGAAAATTCCCATGTTTTACCGGCACTTCTCAGACGTTTTCACGAAGCAAAGATGCAAAACTTGCCGGAAGTGGTAATTTGGGGAACTGGCAAACCATTACGTGAGTTTTTGTATTCGGATGATATGGCCCGTGCCTGTATTTTTCTTATGCAATCATACGATGTTACGACAGATCCGAAAGGTGGCGAACATGTAAATGTTGGATCGGGAATTGAGGTCAGTATTAAGGAATTAGCCGAAACCGTTAAGGACGTTGTTGGGTTTGCTGGTAACCTTACCTTTGACCTAACAAAACCAGATGGAACTCCTAGAAAACTTTTAGATGTTTCCAAACTTCACAAAATGGGTTGGAAACATGAAGTGGAATTAAAGGACGGAGTCCGTGCCGCCTACAATGATTTTCTAGAAAACGGGAAATATAACATTGGCTAA
- a CDS encoding phosphoglycerate dehydrogenase, producing MTLAKVFVSTFPFCRTSKVALDILVSKGHEVLINPLGRKMKPIEVSESARDFDALIAGTEDLTDLVKNSKSLKLISRVGVGLDSVPLDLCKEKGVSVAYTPDAVSPAVSELAVCLIVDAMRKVTYADREIRRGEWTRPYGERIGGATIGILGFGRIGKRVASHLLGYLPKEILVCDLIEKKDSIRMLSEVASNLYQVNRELGKNWGATTIKQVDLDSLLKLSDVVTIHVPLTAETKNLINEKNMSLMKSSAVLINTARGGIVNEDDLYKVLKENLISAAAMDVFEEEPYKGPLSNLENVILTEHMGSCSNDCREDMEREAAENVVGFFNGGKWEKVV from the coding sequence ATAACATTGGCTAAAGTTTTTGTATCAACATTTCCTTTTTGTCGCACAAGTAAAGTGGCTCTTGATATTTTAGTATCCAAAGGTCATGAGGTTCTGATAAACCCGCTTGGCAGAAAGATGAAACCCATAGAAGTATCTGAGTCGGCCCGTGACTTTGATGCATTGATTGCTGGAACAGAAGACCTTACTGATCTAGTTAAAAACTCAAAATCATTAAAATTGATTTCTAGGGTCGGTGTAGGTCTCGATAGTGTCCCTCTTGATCTTTGTAAAGAAAAGGGAGTTTCCGTTGCATATACACCTGATGCAGTTTCTCCAGCAGTTTCGGAACTTGCCGTTTGTCTGATCGTTGATGCCATGCGGAAGGTTACGTATGCCGATCGGGAAATCCGAAGAGGTGAGTGGACAAGACCATATGGCGAGCGAATTGGTGGAGCCACTATTGGAATTTTAGGATTTGGTAGGATCGGCAAACGAGTCGCTTCTCATCTTTTAGGTTATTTACCAAAAGAAATCCTAGTTTGTGATTTAATCGAAAAGAAAGATTCGATTCGTATGCTTAGTGAAGTCGCTTCTAACCTTTATCAGGTGAACCGAGAATTAGGAAAAAATTGGGGCGCCACTACTATCAAACAAGTTGATCTAGATAGTTTGTTAAAATTGTCTGATGTGGTTACCATTCATGTGCCTTTGACTGCAGAAACAAAAAACCTAATCAATGAAAAGAATATGTCACTCATGAAGTCGAGTGCCGTTTTAATCAACACCGCAAGAGGTGGAATCGTAAATGAAGACGATTTATACAAGGTTTTAAAAGAGAACTTAATTTCAGCTGCGGCTATGGATGTATTTGAAGAAGAACCTTATAAAGGACCTTTATCTAATTTAGAAAATGTGATTTTGACAGAACATATGGGTTCTTGTTCAAACGATTGCAGAGAAGATATGGAAAGGGAAGCAGCGGAAAATGTAGTTGGGTTTTTTAATGGTGGGAAGTGGGAGAAGGTTGTTTAA
- a CDS encoding NAD(P)/FAD-dependent oxidoreductase — protein sequence MVIVVGSGIIGSWIAYLFAKAGFEVYVFEKSENAGDGISGRNSGVLHSGIYYDESSLKSKLCFRGYELAIPFFEKNKIPFSVCGKVITTGISDTITEEKDKQNEIEKLFANGKHLGISGIELFSNPGEHWKHVLGNSALWIPKTGIVDVSSYLKVLWQLGEEAGVKILKNKKVVRENGGVFALDLQSKVKEELEADVFINACGLYSDELFVSDAKGNNFEIRPNKGEYFRLNKQLPYETLVYPLPLKTSTALGVHYTFHLGGDAYAGPNSNWASSKEDYSINTQRSVYYESLRKIIDFYKEEDLSEGYVGLRPRLFLNGEAVKDFVIHKESNWIHLLGIESPGLTSSPAIAEEVVRMAG from the coding sequence ATGGTGATTGTTGTTGGTTCTGGAATCATTGGATCATGGATCGCTTATCTTTTTGCAAAAGCTGGTTTTGAAGTCTATGTATTCGAAAAATCGGAAAACGCAGGTGATGGCATAAGTGGTCGCAATTCTGGTGTTTTGCATTCTGGAATTTATTATGATGAGTCTTCATTAAAATCAAAATTATGTTTTCGGGGATATGAACTAGCGATTCCTTTTTTTGAAAAAAATAAAATACCTTTTTCCGTTTGTGGGAAAGTCATTACCACTGGAATATCAGATACAATCACAGAAGAGAAAGACAAACAAAATGAGATTGAAAAACTCTTTGCCAATGGAAAACACTTAGGAATTTCTGGGATCGAATTATTTTCAAATCCAGGAGAACACTGGAAACATGTGCTTGGTAATTCTGCACTTTGGATTCCGAAAACGGGCATTGTGGATGTTTCGTCTTACCTAAAAGTATTATGGCAATTGGGTGAAGAGGCCGGCGTTAAAATCCTGAAGAACAAGAAGGTGGTTCGGGAAAACGGTGGCGTATTTGCTTTGGACTTACAATCAAAAGTGAAAGAAGAGCTTGAGGCAGATGTATTTATTAATGCATGCGGCTTATATTCTGATGAATTATTTGTATCAGATGCAAAGGGTAACAACTTTGAAATTCGTCCCAATAAGGGTGAATACTTTCGACTTAACAAACAACTTCCTTATGAAACTTTAGTTTATCCACTACCTTTAAAAACATCCACGGCATTGGGAGTACATTATACTTTCCATTTGGGGGGAGATGCCTACGCAGGTCCTAATTCGAATTGGGCTTCTTCAAAAGAAGATTATTCGATCAATACGCAAAGAAGTGTTTATTATGAGTCTTTGCGAAAGATCATAGATTTTTATAAGGAAGAAGATCTGAGTGAGGGATATGTAGGTTTACGGCCTCGTTTGTTTTTGAATGGAGAAGCAGTCAAAGATTTTGTGATTCATAAAGAATCCAATTGGATCCATTTGTTAGGGATTGAAAGCCCTGGGCTTACCTCTTCTCCTGCGATTGCCGAGGAAGTAGTAAGGATGGCAGGTTAG
- a CDS encoding ABC transporter ATP-binding protein: MLFVLIIFTSFAEIFSIGAVFPFLAALTNPIQIFKWEELQFLWKILGVNDPTSVLVYVTAGFILASLVSGAMRLLLIYATTRLSFGTGADISYEIYKRTLFQPYYVHINRNSAEVITGITSKASSVVTQIVTPILTLLSSVVILIFIIVGLLLIDTKTTLISFSFFIMLYIFVALYSKTKLQKNGEILTKNLTTVQKSLQEGMGGIRDILLDGTQNYFLNTYRVSDSLYRKASAENYYYGASPRYVVESLGMALIGIFAYHFGRSNDSLMSALPILGSLAIAAQRVLPILQQSYYSWSNLRAGRENLSNVVELLNQPIHIENANRPLGKLTFNHDIKIDNLCFKYEESKKEVVSSVSLTIPKGSRVGIVGQTGSGKSTLMDLLMGLLTPTKGMICVDGIRLDEENLRLWQNNLAHVPQNIFLSDSSIAENIAFGYRKEEIDFQKLKIAAKKAQISEHIEQLPDGYDTLVGERGVKLSGGQRQRIGIARALYKDAEVIFLDEATSALDNETEKAVMESIDSLDKSITIFIIAHRLSTIDGCDQKIELSEGKVIQQT; encoded by the coding sequence TTGTTGTTTGTTTTAATCATATTCACATCCTTTGCAGAAATTTTTAGTATAGGGGCAGTCTTTCCATTTTTAGCGGCTCTTACCAATCCTATACAGATTTTTAAATGGGAAGAACTACAGTTTTTGTGGAAGATATTAGGAGTCAACGATCCTACTTCAGTATTAGTCTATGTGACTGCTGGGTTTATACTTGCTTCATTGGTTTCTGGCGCGATGAGGCTTTTGTTAATTTATGCCACCACTAGATTGTCTTTTGGGACCGGTGCGGACATCAGTTACGAAATATACAAAAGAACTCTTTTTCAACCTTATTATGTGCATATTAACCGGAATAGTGCAGAGGTGATCACAGGAATTACTTCAAAGGCCAGTAGCGTTGTCACTCAGATTGTCACTCCCATATTGACACTACTTTCTTCAGTAGTGATTTTAATATTTATCATTGTTGGATTGTTGCTTATTGATACAAAGACAACTTTGATTTCTTTTTCGTTTTTTATAATGCTTTATATTTTTGTTGCATTGTATTCAAAAACAAAACTCCAGAAAAATGGAGAAATTTTAACAAAAAATTTAACCACTGTTCAAAAATCTCTCCAAGAAGGTATGGGTGGGATTCGCGATATTTTGTTAGATGGAACTCAAAATTATTTTTTAAATACTTACCGTGTTTCTGATTCACTTTATAGAAAGGCTTCTGCAGAAAATTATTATTATGGAGCGAGTCCTCGGTATGTAGTGGAATCGCTGGGTATGGCATTGATTGGAATCTTTGCCTATCATTTCGGAAGATCAAATGATTCGCTAATGTCTGCACTTCCGATTTTGGGATCACTCGCGATTGCTGCGCAAAGAGTTTTGCCAATTTTACAACAAAGTTACTATTCTTGGTCAAATCTCAGAGCTGGTCGGGAAAATTTGTCGAATGTTGTAGAACTATTGAATCAACCGATTCATATAGAGAATGCAAATCGACCACTTGGAAAATTAACGTTTAACCATGATATAAAAATAGATAATCTATGTTTTAAGTATGAAGAATCCAAAAAAGAAGTAGTTTCAAGTGTGAGTTTAACAATTCCTAAAGGAAGTAGGGTTGGAATTGTTGGGCAGACAGGAAGTGGAAAAAGTACACTTATGGATTTACTGATGGGGCTTCTAACACCTACTAAAGGTATGATTTGTGTAGACGGAATTCGGTTGGATGAAGAAAATCTAAGACTTTGGCAAAACAACCTAGCACATGTTCCACAAAATATCTTTTTGTCAGATTCTTCCATTGCTGAAAACATCGCCTTTGGTTACAGAAAGGAAGAAATCGATTTTCAAAAATTAAAAATTGCAGCAAAGAAAGCGCAAATATCTGAACATATCGAGCAGTTACCAGATGGTTATGATACACTTGTCGGAGAGAGAGGTGTAAAACTATCCGGTGGACAGAGGCAACGAATCGGTATTGCACGGGCCTTATACAAAGATGCGGAAGTTATTTTTTTAGATGAAGCAACAAGTGCATTAGATAATGAAACTGAAAAAGCAGTAATGGAATCGATTGATTCTTTAGATAAATCGATTACGATATTCATAATAGCACATAGGTTGTCTACGATCGATGGATGCGACCAAAAAATTGAATTATCCGAAGGGAAAGTGATCCAACAAACATGA
- the pseC gene encoding UDP-4-amino-4,6-dideoxy-N-acetyl-beta-L-altrosamine transaminase: protein MKNQIPYGRHSIDQSDIDAVVSVLKSDFLTQGPLVPLFEKMVCEYVGVKNGIAVNSATSALHLACLALNVGPGDIVWTSPISFVASSNCALYCGADVDFVDIDPVSYNMSVDALLLKLERAKLENKLPKVVIPVHFSGQSCDMEKIFALGKEFGFRIIEDASHAIGSTYKNDKVGSCKYSDITVFSFHPVKIITTGEGGMCTTSDDELANTIYRLRSHGITRNPKEMTEPPDGPWYYQQIDLGYNYRMNDLQAALGVSQLKRLDSIVQRRQEIKNYYDKILIDLPLILPKQMEYNHSSLHLYVIQVKEKEMLADRKVVFERLREGGILVNVHYIPIYRQPYYQKKYSFLPSSFPNAESYYNQCISLPIYPELTNEDMDRVKETLITPIGHQVLF from the coding sequence ATGAAAAACCAAATACCTTATGGAAGACATAGTATTGATCAGTCAGATATCGATGCAGTAGTATCGGTTCTAAAATCTGATTTTCTTACACAAGGACCACTTGTGCCGTTGTTTGAAAAGATGGTATGCGAATACGTAGGTGTAAAAAATGGAATTGCCGTTAATAGTGCCACCTCAGCCCTTCATCTAGCTTGTTTAGCCCTGAATGTTGGCCCTGGTGATATTGTATGGACTAGTCCCATTTCCTTTGTTGCCAGTTCCAACTGTGCCTTGTATTGCGGCGCAGATGTTGATTTTGTGGATATAGATCCTGTTTCTTATAATATGTCGGTAGATGCACTTTTATTGAAATTAGAAAGAGCAAAGTTAGAAAACAAACTACCTAAAGTGGTAATCCCTGTACATTTTTCTGGTCAGAGTTGTGACATGGAAAAAATCTTCGCATTAGGTAAAGAGTTCGGGTTTCGAATTATAGAAGATGCTTCCCATGCAATAGGTAGTACTTATAAAAATGATAAAGTAGGTTCCTGCAAGTATAGCGATATTACTGTGTTTAGTTTTCATCCTGTGAAAATTATTACCACTGGGGAAGGTGGAATGTGTACAACAAGTGATGACGAATTGGCAAATACCATTTACCGACTTAGAAGTCATGGAATCACAAGAAACCCGAAAGAAATGACTGAACCACCCGATGGTCCTTGGTATTACCAACAAATTGATTTGGGTTATAATTACCGAATGAATGACCTGCAAGCAGCTTTAGGTGTTTCGCAATTAAAAAGGTTAGATTCAATTGTTCAGAGAAGACAAGAGATCAAAAACTATTATGATAAGATATTAATTGATCTTCCTTTGATTCTACCAAAACAAATGGAATACAATCATTCCTCCTTACATTTATACGTGATTCAGGTAAAAGAAAAAGAAATGTTGGCTGATCGCAAAGTGGTGTTTGAACGATTGAGAGAAGGGGGAATCCTTGTAAACGTACATTACATTCCAATTTATCGCCAACCTTACTATCAGAAAAAATATTCGTTTTTGCCTTCTTCTTTCCCTAATGCAGAATCATATTATAATCAATGCATCAGTCTTCCCATATATCCGGAGTTAACGAATGAGGATATGGACCGAGTAAAAGAAACTTTGATTACTCCCATCGGACACCAGGTACTATTTTAA
- the pseF gene encoding pseudaminic acid cytidylyltransferase, translated as MNTCIIPARGGSKRIPRKNIKLFHGKPMIAYSIETAIQSKLFDHVIVSTDDLEIAEVSRHYGAEVPFMRPSELSDDQTATIPVIAHGIQWMIREGIATDCVACIYATAPFILKNDLISAEKSFREGGWEYVFSATSFGFPIFRGFKKDTDGKIEMFFPEHFATRSQDLPEAFHDAGQFYFGKPSAWLESKRIFDKWSSIIELPRWRVQDIDTGDDWDRAEVLYKMISTMN; from the coding sequence ATGAATACATGTATCATCCCTGCGCGTGGCGGTAGTAAAAGAATCCCTCGCAAAAATATCAAATTGTTTCATGGAAAACCCATGATTGCCTATTCGATAGAAACAGCCATTCAATCGAAGTTATTTGACCATGTGATTGTATCAACAGATGATTTGGAAATTGCAGAAGTATCTAGGCACTATGGTGCTGAAGTTCCATTTATGAGACCGAGTGAGTTGTCTGACGATCAGACAGCAACGATTCCTGTGATTGCTCATGGCATTCAATGGATGATAAGGGAAGGTATAGCCACCGATTGTGTAGCGTGTATTTATGCCACGGCTCCTTTTATTTTGAAAAATGATTTAATCAGTGCAGAAAAGAGTTTCCGCGAAGGGGGATGGGAGTATGTATTTTCTGCCACCTCCTTTGGATTTCCTATCTTTCGCGGATTTAAAAAAGATACCGATGGAAAAATAGAAATGTTTTTTCCAGAACATTTTGCTACTCGTTCCCAGGATTTGCCAGAAGCCTTCCATGATGCAGGTCAGTTTTATTTTGGAAAACCAAGTGCTTGGCTTGAAAGTAAGAGGATATTTGACAAGTGGTCGTCCATCATTGAACTTCCCAGATGGAGAGTTCAAGACATTGACACAGGGGACGACTGGGACAGGGCCGAAGTTCTATATAAGATGATTAGTACTATGAACTAA
- a CDS encoding glycosyl transferase, with protein MSTLIFTEALLTTGLGHLGRCTALAEKLLEEGETTVQMVLHSDPTSSHWSFPCQVQAINWKEKNQLKEFLDEYNQTTDLSDFTFYVDSYLAELEIYNTLKHYCSELICIDDDNRIEYPAFSTILNPGYPGLYLEYNTEKYKILTGKERVLLRKPFRENFEIPKKNNPPLKILVTLGGSDPHLFSEAILSLLVKNFPTIEKHLVVGPGFTNEVKLKELSDKNTFFHKNLSAIQMRDLMIQMDFAITAGGQTTYELDRCKVPMVMIKTAENQEGNIRGFVEYQKGQVVREPKELVDILENNFFRTADLD; from the coding sequence ATGTCAACATTGATTTTTACGGAAGCACTCCTTACCACTGGACTTGGACATTTGGGAAGATGCACAGCTCTTGCAGAAAAACTTTTGGAAGAGGGTGAGACTACCGTTCAAATGGTTCTTCATAGCGATCCTACCTCTTCACATTGGAGTTTTCCATGCCAGGTTCAGGCCATCAATTGGAAAGAAAAAAATCAGTTAAAAGAGTTCCTGGATGAGTATAACCAAACAACAGACCTAAGTGATTTCACCTTTTACGTGGATTCTTATTTAGCGGAATTAGAAATTTATAATACTTTAAAGCATTATTGCTCTGAACTGATTTGCATTGATGACGACAACCGTATTGAGTATCCCGCTTTTTCCACAATTTTAAATCCGGGTTATCCTGGCCTTTATTTAGAATACAATACTGAAAAATATAAAATTTTAACGGGTAAAGAAAGAGTTTTACTGAGAAAACCATTTCGAGAAAACTTTGAAATCCCCAAAAAAAACAATCCTCCCCTGAAGATTTTGGTGACACTTGGTGGGAGCGACCCGCATTTATTTTCCGAAGCGATTCTTTCTCTGTTAGTAAAAAACTTTCCCACAATAGAGAAACATTTGGTTGTTGGTCCTGGGTTTACGAACGAAGTTAAACTAAAAGAGTTATCTGATAAAAATACATTCTTTCATAAAAATCTTTCTGCCATTCAAATGCGAGACTTAATGATTCAAATGGATTTTGCGATCACTGCAGGTGGGCAAACCACTTATGAATTGGATCGATGTAAAGTTCCGATGGTGATGATTAAAACCGCAGAGAATCAAGAAGGTAATATTCGTGGTTTTGTGGAGTATCAAAAAGGCCAAGTCGTACGGGAACCAAAAGAACTCGTAGACATTTTGGAAAACAACTTCTTTCGCACAGCGGATCTCGATTAG
- a CDS encoding GNAT family N-acetyltransferase yields MDLHLRPVSIADCELLFGWVNEPEVRKNSFDSKPIEWKNHLVWFENKIRDKNSIILILEFENKPIGQIRFDKENETKTYRIDFSVDARYRGKGLGNHIIKLGCEYLENQLLKNKISLVGEVKTENIASQKSFLSNGFKINSKGSNMIVFEKNI; encoded by the coding sequence TTGGACCTTCACCTCCGACCTGTTTCCATTGCTGACTGCGAACTTCTGTTTGGTTGGGTAAATGAACCTGAAGTTAGAAAAAATTCGTTTGATTCGAAGCCGATCGAATGGAAGAATCATCTAGTTTGGTTTGAAAATAAAATTAGAGATAAAAATTCAATAATACTTATTTTAGAATTTGAAAATAAGCCAATCGGTCAGATCCGATTTGATAAAGAGAATGAAACAAAAACTTATAGAATTGACTTTTCAGTAGATGCAAGATACCGGGGCAAAGGATTGGGAAATCATATAATTAAATTAGGATGCGAGTATTTAGAAAACCAGTTATTGAAGAACAAAATCTCTTTAGTTGGAGAGGTTAAAACAGAGAATATTGCATCTCAAAAGAGCTTCCTTTCAAATGGTTTTAAAATTAACTCTAAAGGCTCGAATATGATAGTATTTGAAAAAAATATTTAA
- a CDS encoding PIG-L deacetylase family protein, with product MKKTILTIAAHPDDEILGCGGTMARLSEEGHNVHILILAEGLTSRQVIRDRNSKVTELGDLAISAKKSAEFVGAKSIELLDFPDNRMDSIDRLDVIKVIEEKLDELNPSLIFTHFGNDLNIDHRVVNEAVVTACRPIPGHSVKELYFFEVPSSTEWQIQNGIYFQPNVFFELGNSHIKKKKEALLSYDSEMRNFPHARSIEAVEALAKWRGASIGANFAEAFIAGRVIR from the coding sequence ATGAAGAAGACTATACTTACAATAGCCGCACACCCTGATGATGAGATTTTGGGCTGCGGTGGTACAATGGCTAGGCTTTCGGAGGAAGGTCACAACGTTCATATTTTAATTTTGGCAGAAGGATTGACTAGTAGGCAAGTAATTCGTGATAGAAATTCCAAAGTTACGGAGTTAGGTGATTTAGCTATTTCAGCAAAAAAATCTGCGGAATTCGTAGGAGCAAAATCAATTGAATTGTTGGATTTTCCCGATAATCGAATGGATTCAATTGATAGATTGGATGTTATAAAGGTTATCGAAGAAAAATTAGATGAATTGAATCCATCGCTCATTTTCACCCACTTTGGAAATGACTTAAATATTGATCATAGAGTTGTTAACGAAGCTGTCGTTACAGCCTGCAGACCAATTCCAGGTCATTCGGTAAAAGAACTCTATTTTTTTGAAGTTCCTTCTAGTACTGAGTGGCAAATTCAGAATGGTATATATTTTCAACCTAATGTATTTTTTGAGCTAGGAAATTCACATATCAAAAAGAAAAAAGAGGCACTTTTGTCTTACGATTCCGAAATGCGGAATTTTCCACATGCTCGTTCAATTGAAGCTGTTGAGGCTCTTGCAAAGTGGCGAGGAGCTTCAATTGGAGCTAATTTTGCTGAAGCGTTTATTGCCGGAAGAGTTATTAGGTAA